One Acidobacteriota bacterium genomic window carries:
- a CDS encoding 1,4-beta-xylanase: MKTSAIKFLFAAVALIATAFASTADTQTSRWSEQKTQEWYARQPWLVGANYIPRSAINQLEMWQQATFNPEQIDQELTWAEGLGMNTMRVFLHDLLWQQDAPGLQRRIDQFLTIAARHHIRPLFVLFDSCWDPLPHLGPQHPPIPGIHNSGWVQSPGAAALTDESQYPRLKSYVQGIVGAFAKDDRILGWDVWNEPGADNQGSYPKQELKEKDKVARVAVLLPQVFQWAREMNPIQPLTSGVWEVDKSLDETKLGTLQEIQLRESDIISFHNYSWPEYFKREVAWLKKYNRPVICTEYMARSAGSTFDTILPIAKQERVGAINWGFVAGKTQTYFPWDSWRHPYVLDQPSVWFHEILLPDGTPYRQAEVDLIRQLTAKQ; the protein is encoded by the coding sequence ATGAAGACATCCGCGATCAAATTCCTTTTCGCTGCTGTGGCGCTCATTGCCACGGCATTCGCCAGCACAGCCGACACTCAAACTTCTCGCTGGTCCGAGCAAAAAACCCAGGAATGGTACGCCAGGCAGCCGTGGCTGGTGGGAGCCAACTACATTCCCAGATCGGCAATCAACCAACTGGAGATGTGGCAGCAAGCTACTTTCAATCCCGAGCAGATTGATCAGGAACTCACCTGGGCAGAGGGCCTGGGCATGAACACGATGCGTGTTTTCCTGCACGACCTGCTATGGCAGCAAGATGCGCCGGGGTTGCAAAGACGCATTGACCAGTTCCTAACCATCGCGGCACGCCATCACATCCGGCCGCTGTTTGTGCTGTTCGATTCATGCTGGGACCCGTTGCCGCATCTTGGCCCGCAGCATCCGCCGATTCCGGGCATTCACAATTCAGGATGGGTGCAGAGTCCGGGTGCGGCGGCCCTGACAGATGAAAGCCAATATCCTCGACTGAAGTCTTACGTTCAGGGAATAGTAGGAGCCTTCGCGAAGGACGATCGCATTCTCGGATGGGATGTCTGGAATGAACCCGGAGCCGACAACCAGGGATCCTACCCAAAACAGGAATTGAAAGAGAAAGATAAGGTGGCGAGAGTTGCGGTGCTTCTTCCGCAAGTCTTCCAATGGGCGCGAGAGATGAATCCGATCCAGCCTCTCACCAGTGGAGTGTGGGAGGTCGACAAGTCGCTTGATGAGACAAAACTAGGCACCCTGCAGGAGATTCAGCTCCGCGAGTCAGACATCATTAGCTTCCACAACTATTCCTGGCCCGAATACTTCAAGCGTGAAGTCGCCTGGCTGAAGAAGTACAACCGACCCGTGATCTGCACCGAATATATGGCTCGTTCTGCCGGCAGCACGTTTGACACGATCCTGCCGATCGCAAAACAGGAGCGGGTCGGAGCGATCAATTGGGGATTCGTCGCGGGCAAGACGCAAACATATTTCCCCTGGGATTCCTGGAGACATCCCTACGTTCTCGATCAGCCTTCGGTGTGGTTTCACGAAATATTGCTTCCAGATGGCACGCCCTACCGACAGGCGGAAGTGGATTTGATCCGGCAGCTCACCGCAAAACAGTGA
- the fabG gene encoding 3-oxoacyl-[acyl-carrier-protein] reductase — MKPLEGRVALVTGASQGIGRACALRLAAHGASVALAARNVEKLQQVESEIASAGGQAASFAMDVAQEEQIKTTFKSAIERFGKIDILVNNAGITRDQLMMRMKRADWEAVLATNLTGPYLCIQAAISSMLKQRWGRIINITSIFGQMGQAGQANYASSKAGLIGLTMAVAREVASRNITVNAVAPGWIETAMTEVLTSELRESMAKAIPLGRAGTDQEIAHAVCFLASPDSGYITGHVLNVNGGMLMG, encoded by the coding sequence ATGAAACCACTTGAAGGCCGAGTCGCACTCGTAACCGGAGCATCACAGGGAATCGGACGCGCATGCGCGTTGCGCCTGGCAGCGCACGGAGCCAGCGTTGCGCTCGCCGCGCGCAATGTTGAGAAGCTGCAGCAGGTCGAATCCGAAATCGCATCTGCGGGCGGGCAGGCAGCGAGTTTCGCAATGGATGTCGCGCAGGAAGAGCAGATCAAGACGACGTTCAAATCAGCCATCGAACGCTTCGGCAAGATCGACATCCTGGTCAACAACGCCGGCATCACGCGCGATCAGCTCATGATGCGCATGAAACGCGCAGACTGGGAGGCCGTTCTGGCGACGAACCTCACCGGACCCTATCTCTGCATTCAAGCCGCCATCAGTTCCATGCTCAAGCAGCGCTGGGGACGCATCATCAACATCACCAGCATCTTTGGACAAATGGGGCAGGCGGGACAAGCAAACTACGCGTCATCTAAAGCCGGTCTCATTGGACTCACCATGGCGGTTGCCCGCGAGGTGGCGTCCCGCAACATTACGGTGAACGCAGTCGCGCCCGGCTGGATCGAAACCGCAATGACGGAGGTACTGACTTCCGAATTGCGCGAGAGCATGGCAAAAGCGATCCCGCTGGGCCGCGCCGGAACCGATCAGGAGATTGCGCACGCCGTCTGCTTCCTGGCCTCACCCGACTCGGGTTACATCACCGGGCACGTACTCAACGTGAATGGGGGCATGTTGATGGGATGA
- a CDS encoding GNAT family N-acetyltransferase, which produces MSEITPVRKHRIAIVPADNPVRIAAVRELFKEYAQSLSFNLCFQSFEEELARLPGEYSPPSGMLLLGLVDDQVAGCVAFHRLEGEMAGKHGDGPQVCEMKRLYVRPAFRGSGVARELIDCLLRCAAAVGYWRMRLDTVPSEMGRAVEIYRKLGFVEIEPYRPNPISGAKYMELDLRAWQRKCGSSQGVTLSLTNAQDLRSH; this is translated from the coding sequence ATGTCCGAAATAACGCCGGTCCGCAAGCATCGCATTGCAATCGTCCCCGCTGACAACCCTGTCCGCATTGCGGCGGTGCGCGAGTTGTTCAAGGAATATGCGCAATCCCTGAGCTTCAATCTCTGTTTCCAAAGCTTCGAAGAAGAGTTGGCGCGTTTGCCGGGAGAGTATTCCCCGCCGAGTGGAATGCTCCTGCTTGGATTGGTTGACGACCAGGTCGCCGGCTGTGTCGCCTTTCATCGCCTTGAAGGTGAAATGGCAGGAAAGCACGGCGATGGCCCACAAGTCTGCGAGATGAAGCGTCTATATGTTCGGCCAGCATTCCGCGGATCCGGAGTCGCACGCGAACTGATCGATTGTCTGCTTCGCTGCGCTGCGGCGGTTGGATATTGGCGCATGCGACTCGATACCGTGCCCAGCGAGATGGGCAGAGCGGTGGAAATCTATCGAAAGCTAGGCTTCGTAGAGATCGAACCCTATCGTCCAAACCCCATTTCCGGAGCCAAGTACATGGAATTAGACCTCCGAGCATGGCAACGGAAGTGCGGTTCTAGCCAAGGCGTTACCTTGAGCCTCACAAACGCGCAGGACCTCCGAAGCCATTAA
- a CDS encoding transcriptional regulator, translating to MNIGETIRSYRLQKGMSQGDIEKRTGLLRCYLSRVENGHTIPSLDTLAKIASAMDIALAQFFADHNSETQNGKNLPQWSDDEVRFLTQFRRYSNNLNDSDRKLVLAMVKKLAAGSGK from the coding sequence ATGAATATTGGTGAGACTATCCGCAGTTATCGCCTGCAAAAGGGCATGTCGCAGGGTGACATCGAAAAACGTACGGGGCTGCTGCGCTGCTATCTCTCGCGCGTCGAAAACGGCCACACGATTCCGTCGCTCGATACGCTAGCCAAAATAGCGTCGGCCATGGACATCGCATTGGCACAGTTTTTCGCCGACCACAATTCGGAAACGCAAAATGGAAAGAACCTTCCGCAATGGAGCGACGACGAAGTCCGCTTCCTCACCCAGTTCCGCCGTTATTCCAACAATCTGAACGACAGCGATCGCAAGCTGGTGTTGGCTATGGTCAAGAAGCTGGCGGCGGGTTCTGGGAAGTAG
- a CDS encoding DNA-binding response regulator, protein MSEPNVPKIRIVLADDHAILRESLSLLLSTQNDFEVESSASNGQEALDMVQRYHPDVLVLDLFMPDFDGFEVLRTLDRSGNRVATVVLTASESDTDYAQVVRLGARGLVMKGDGPQRLFEAIRLVASGELAFSDELAHQVVSSLANDTRTTHATPQASLHRLSDRERQIAYSVARGMKNRDIANQLTISENTVKRHLQSIFGKTGARDRLELAVLALNEASKAA, encoded by the coding sequence ATGTCCGAACCTAACGTGCCCAAGATCCGGATTGTCCTGGCCGACGATCACGCCATTTTGCGGGAATCTCTGTCGCTGCTGCTCTCAACCCAAAATGATTTCGAGGTTGAAAGCTCGGCCTCGAATGGCCAAGAAGCGCTCGACATGGTGCAGCGCTACCATCCCGACGTGCTCGTGCTTGACCTCTTTATGCCTGACTTCGATGGCTTCGAAGTTCTGCGCACACTGGACCGTTCCGGCAACCGTGTTGCGACGGTTGTTCTGACTGCGTCGGAGTCAGACACTGACTATGCTCAGGTAGTACGGCTCGGCGCGCGCGGTCTGGTGATGAAGGGTGATGGTCCGCAGAGGCTATTTGAAGCCATCCGCCTGGTTGCGTCAGGAGAACTGGCGTTTTCTGACGAGTTGGCACACCAGGTTGTGAGTAGTCTCGCCAATGACACGCGAACGACTCATGCCACACCACAGGCGTCTTTGCACCGTCTCTCTGATCGCGAGCGGCAGATCGCTTATTCAGTGGCGCGGGGGATGAAGAACCGCGATATCGCCAACCAGCTCACTATTAGTGAGAACACGGTGAAGCGGCATCTGCAGAGTATCTTCGGAAAGACCGGGGCTCGGGATCGTTTGGAGCTGGCTGTTTTGGCACTCAATGAGGCGAGTAAGGCGGCTTAG
- the mviN gene encoding murein biosynthesis integral membrane protein MurJ: protein MPIPTESTSSQKPAPAASGRSASLVAAGIFLSRIAGLIRERVFAHYFGNSDTADVFRAAIRIPNFLQNLFGEGVLSASFIPVYARLRALGKDEEASDVADAVATLLALVTAVLVLIGVLATPYIIDAIAPGFHGAKRELTIRLVRILFPGAGLLVMSAWCLGILNSHRKFFLSYAAPVAWNAVMIATLIGFGRNHSEESLAVITAWGSVAGSALQLGVQLPVTLRLIGRLRIQLALQLASVHEVVRNFFPVLIGRGVVQLSAYVDSIIASYLPTGAVAALGYAQILYTLPISLFGMSVSAAELPAMSGTLGSDSEIAAQLRTRLGRALRQIAFLVVPSAMAFLILGDVVSALIYQSGRFTHENAIYVWGILAGSAVGLLASSLGRLYSSTYYALRDTRTPLRFAMIRVALTTLLGLFCALRLPQMVGIDRSWGVAGLTASAGVAGWIEFLLLRWKLHQRIGAVAPASAFLAKLWFSALISAAVGFGIKLAVGHRHPILVATAVLIPYGVLYFLLTSMVGIPETQTVLRRLRSIID, encoded by the coding sequence ATGCCCATTCCGACCGAGAGCACATCGAGCCAGAAACCCGCACCAGCCGCGAGTGGGCGTTCGGCAAGTCTGGTTGCTGCGGGAATTTTTCTCAGCCGCATTGCCGGTCTGATTCGCGAGCGCGTCTTCGCACATTACTTCGGCAATTCCGACACAGCTGATGTCTTTCGTGCTGCCATTCGCATCCCGAATTTTCTGCAGAATCTGTTTGGGGAGGGAGTTCTATCGGCCTCGTTCATTCCTGTTTATGCGCGGCTGCGAGCGCTCGGTAAAGATGAAGAAGCAAGCGATGTGGCCGATGCGGTAGCCACCCTGCTCGCGCTTGTCACTGCAGTGCTCGTGTTGATCGGAGTGCTCGCGACTCCTTACATCATTGACGCCATCGCTCCGGGATTCCACGGCGCCAAGCGAGAACTCACCATTCGTCTCGTGCGCATTCTATTTCCCGGCGCTGGACTGCTGGTGATGTCGGCGTGGTGCCTGGGCATTCTCAACAGTCATCGCAAATTCTTTCTTTCTTACGCTGCGCCGGTCGCCTGGAATGCAGTGATGATCGCCACGCTGATCGGCTTTGGGCGCAACCACTCTGAGGAGTCGCTGGCTGTGATCACGGCGTGGGGATCGGTCGCAGGCAGCGCTTTGCAACTGGGCGTGCAGCTACCCGTGACGCTGCGCCTCATAGGCCGCCTGCGAATTCAACTTGCGCTTCAGCTCGCGAGTGTGCACGAGGTAGTTCGCAATTTTTTTCCTGTTCTTATCGGTCGTGGCGTGGTGCAACTCAGCGCCTACGTCGATTCGATCATTGCCAGCTATCTTCCGACAGGGGCGGTTGCGGCTTTGGGATACGCGCAGATCCTTTACACACTGCCGATCAGCCTGTTCGGCATGAGCGTGTCGGCGGCGGAGTTGCCGGCAATGTCGGGAACGCTCGGCAGCGACAGCGAGATCGCAGCGCAGTTGCGAACCCGTCTCGGCAGAGCGCTACGCCAGATCGCATTTCTTGTAGTTCCTTCCGCGATGGCGTTTCTTATTTTGGGCGATGTTGTGTCGGCACTGATTTATCAGTCGGGAAGATTCACACACGAGAACGCGATATACGTTTGGGGCATTCTCGCCGGCTCAGCGGTAGGACTGCTCGCGTCATCGCTGGGAAGACTCTACTCGTCGACGTATTACGCGCTGCGCGACACGCGCACGCCGCTGCGCTTCGCCATGATTCGGGTGGCGCTTACTACTTTGCTCGGACTCTTTTGCGCGCTGCGCTTGCCGCAGATGGTTGGCATTGATCGAAGTTGGGGTGTGGCTGGATTGACAGCGTCCGCAGGTGTTGCTGGGTGGATTGAGTTTTTGCTCTTACGCTGGAAGCTGCATCAGCGCATCGGCGCAGTAGCGCCTGCCAGCGCATTTCTGGCCAAGCTCTGGTTCTCCGCGCTGATATCTGCGGCGGTCGGTTTTGGGATTAAGCTCGCGGTTGGACATCGCCATCCCATTCTGGTCGCGACGGCGGTGCTGATTCCCTACGGTGTGCTTTATTTCTTGCTCACTTCGATGGTTGGGATTCCCGAAACGCAAACGGTGCTGAGAAGGTTGCGATCGATCATTGATTAG